The sequence CTCTAATTATAAAAGCTAGGGATAATCCTAAGTGGCTTGGAGCTGTTACAGGAGAAGTTGTCAAAGCTCCTCCTGAATTAGAGGTTAAATTAGAAAGTGGAATTATTATAAAAAATAAAAAAATTATGATTAGTATTGAAAAAATAATAGGGTATAAAAGAACTTATTCTCTTGAAGGAAATATTACAGAATATTCTTTTGATAATACCACTAAAACAGATGGTGTACCTCAACACCCTCCACACCCAATTTCAAAACTTGCTGGAAGTGGAACTTATAAAG is a genomic window of Fusobacterium mortiferum ATCC 9817 containing:
- a CDS encoding DUF2577 family protein produces the protein MVKDERYYNALTKIALIIKARDNPKWLGAVTGEVVKAPPELEVKLESGIIIKNKKIMISIEKIIGYKRTYSLEGNITEYSFDNTTKTDGVPQHPPHPISKLAGSGTYKAEGSIEWTDTLKIGDTVLMLPTNDHKYFYLIDKVVRL